The Thermodesulfovibrionales bacterium genome includes the window CTGCACATTCTTGGCCGTCATTCCCGAAGGCGGGAATCCACTTTGAACAGAATGGATGCCCGACTAAGGATCTCGGGCATGACCAATAATAGGGAGCACATCTGTAAATATTATTTTGAGACGGTTAATAATTTACAGAAGAAATACACACAACGCAGGAGCGAGTACCTTTCCCTCGCCCCTGCTTTTACAAAGGGTCGGAACAAAATGAGGGGGACAAAGAGATGTCTCTCCCTTCCTGAAAATGCTTTAATGATAACCAGGTATCTTCGTCGGCATGTCTCCTTCCATCTTTTCCATCAACTCGTCTTTCTTCTGCTCTATTCCTTCCTTCATCTTTGTTGCCGCACCCGCCCGTTTATAGACGCCGTAGTTCGTTCCGCCAATCGTCGTGGTGGCGGCAATCATTTTCAACTCGTCTCCGACGATGGTGATAATCCGCTTCTGATTCTCGCCATCCCAGTTGGGGAACGTACTTCCTTCGATTGACACATTTAACACAGTTTGCTCCTTCTCGCTCGTCACCGTATACCTGCCGAAATAGGCAACGGACCCTTGAACAACCGCCTGATTCTCCTCGCTGGTTCCTTTCATGCGGCTGTTGGCGGCGAATTTCGGGAGGCTCGCACGCATCAGGATGTGCGAGAAGCGGCCGTCTGGGGTAAAAATTATGGAACCCCTCGGACTGGGTCCGAACTGTTCGGTCCTCTTGCCGTCTTGCTCGTTATACATTGAGACGAGACTCCAGGTTCCCTGAATCTGCTGTGCCAAATTGCCACCCTTATCCTGGGCCCAGACATCCGAAGCTCCGGACAGCATCCCAAAAGAAACAATGGTAACGAACAGCAATGCCATTGTCAGTTCCTTAACATACCGTTTCATTGTGTTCCTCCTTTCACTGCGGCTTAGTGCATTACTAACAATCCACCTCCTTCTCCCTCGATACAGGAGATCGTCAAACCTTGTATGGTTCACCTCTCAGTCTGCCGCACACGACGGCACTTCAAGTACCACTTTTCTCTGGCTTCAAGGATTCCTCATCCTCATACGCCAAAACAA containing:
- a CDS encoding lipocalin-like domain-containing protein; the protein is MKRYVKELTMALLFVTIVSFGMLSGASDVWAQDKGGNLAQQIQGTWSLVSMYNEQDGKRTEQFGPSPRGSIIFTPDGRFSHILMRASLPKFAANSRMKGTSEENQAVVQGSVAYFGRYTVTSEKEQTVLNVSIEGSTFPNWDGENQKRIITIVGDELKMIAATTTIGGTNYGVYKRAGAATKMKEGIEQKKDELMEKMEGDMPTKIPGYH